The segment tttcagttgatttgtaatgaatccagaatgcatgacatttttgttttttttaattgcattacagaaaataaagaactttatcacaatattctaattttctgagacagtcctgtacatacacacacacatatatatactagggctgggcaacgattacaatttttaatcgcgattaatcgcatgatttccctgattaatcgcatttgtatacgcaaaatccataattaattcaaaagtagtgtatagcacttctatttgaaatgttctgccatataaatgaaagtgccataacatgtgttgtccctgttagagacaccagaaaacactttcagtgcagtttgtcaattcctagaacttgacacttattgtaaaatgtactgccatatgaactaaactaaaatgaactatgcatgcctaaaaggtgcctaatatttccagactgaaataatatcggcattatacttataactatgaggatatTTTacttgcctattttgtggagcccctcaggacgtggtgccctcgcacagcgcgtagtgcgctatgggagcggcggcgctgggaggagtttacagcacaaacaacaatgaactagtggaggcggcgaggagctccgtgttgccaggttggagatggtgaagtatcgtaccaaaggctcaacatggttgtatttggaggataattatcgtgtatctggcaaccctgagatcggtcgaccaatgactgttctctattctgtcagctcactGCAAGAAGGtggaagggagataccatttccacaacttgtaaggggtaaatactagtttatgaaaacccagagaaacacaaaatcccgacgtttttggaatccctgccggatgcattttttaggtctcagaagcaggacatgtccggggaaagaggacgtgtGGTCCCCCTcactaaccggcctgcagtagctctccacttcgctgtggcgttggttcgcttctcttggttgatctcctccctgcagctcgtctgccgaagcctcgctccactgtgtgtttggttgtatgattcgctgcatcaacggtgtgtttgtcatttaaatgatatttaagactggaagtactccggtgataagacaattAATCTTGGCAGtgttacatatgactttgtttctgtcgactcgtctttaagaactttaaattgaaaatggccatttaaaatctcggtactcctctccatgtttgttaaaccgcgaatgactttcttttccggttccgcagcaatcagtagcagacttttactaaataaaagcctgtgagcaacacacttttacaataataaaataaataataaaacctgcgttaattgtcggcgttaattaattgatgcgttatggcaagattaacgcgttaacgtgcgcagccctaatatatatatatacacacaaactcatATACACTAGTTTCAAAGCATGCGCCTGTGTGGCGCCATAACAGAAGACGAGTCGAGCCCCctgcgggtcaaaggtcatttatTAGAGACGGTGATCGGGTCACATCTTCAGCAGCTCCTGCATGTAGACGGCGTTCATGCGGTAGGCCGCCATCCAGCTGTGGGCGGCGCTGCAGTACCTCTGGTGACCTTCAGGAGTCATGGAGGCGTAGTGATCACTCCAGGCTCTGTAGCTGGCTCTCCAGTCGGCCTCggcaccctcctcttcttcctcttcttcctcttcttcctcctcctccgaacttttcttcttcgtcatctttTTGGATCTGCTGGTCTTCGGCTGACCGCCGGGTCTGACCTCGCGTCTCTCTGGCGGAGGTGGAGCTCTCCCTCGGGACTCGTGGGACGTCTGGTGGAACTTTTCGGGCCCAGGAGCCTCAAAATCTCCGGATAAGGAGGCGTCGCCAGTGGGCGTGGACCCTGGGGGCGCGGCGGCGTCGCCCGTGGGCCCTGGGGGTGCGGCGGCGTCGCCCGTGGGCGTGGACCCTTGGGGCGTGTGTCTCCTCTTGCCGCTGTCCGGTTGAGAGTTGGTCCTGGGAGGCGGAGCGTCAGCTGTCCAGCGTTCTGTTTTGAGTTTCAAACATTCACCTCCGTCGTGGTCGTCCAGCGTGAAGGACTCTTGGTCCTCGCCGCCCCCAAACTCCCTGATGACCTCCACCGACCTCCCCGGCCCCGTGGTGATGAAGCAGCGGAAGTCCCGCTCGGCGTCCTCGAAGGCCACGAACCTCGACCTGCGGCTCTTGAACGAGCCGAGCGGCGCGATCTTCGGCAGGGCGTCCTGCAGCTCCTTGCGAGTTGGCGCCgccgccggaggaggaggaggaagacgccgCCGCGGGAGAGCGTCCTCTATGGGAGTCTCTCCTGTGGGCTCCGGGACGGTAttctcctgtgacctttgaccgctGTGCTCCATTGGCTGATCTGCGTcacgctgcttcttcttcttctgcgtcCGGGAGGACAGCTGGCCTGCGGCGCCCGGAGCGGCTGCAGTGGTGCAGACGTCCCAGTCACACGGCTCGTCCATCAACCCCGGCTCGATGGCGGCtgaaaagaagtgtgtgtgtgtgtgagtgtgtgtgtgtgagtgtgtgtgtcacattaaATAGTTTTCAAACGACTGGGAAAGAATACTCACACGGCAACATGGACAAACTCACGCCGCACTTCTGAGCGATGGCCATCATCTTATTCTCCTCCTCGCCATGGCAACAGTAGGTGACAGCCAGCCCCTGAGTGCCTGAGGACAAACGAGGGTTACGGATGTAACTCCGGTTCTGTGAATCCTGGATGTCTTCCATCTCGCGGACACGCAGATCAAGTCTCAATCACAACCAagtggcgactgtgggtcagtggttagcaggtccgtcaatcagggggttggcggttcaatccccggcctAGTCGGCGTCTTtaagcaagacacttgaccctgaattGCTTCCTGTAGCTGTTCTACGGTATATTAATGTAATATTTcttgagttgttcctgatctgatgtgagatcaaaggtcagggatgtgtacGTGTATAGATTGGAAAGgcctaaaataaactgaattggataaaagcatcagctaaatgtaacGTAACcaagtcacctgtgacctcgATGAACTTACCGTCTTTATTTTGAGCGATTATTCTTGTCCTCAATTATTtggtaaataataaaaactaacCAAAGTCTGTTCGGGGACCACCTGGCCAAAGGGCGTTCGGggatgtggcagcggggggtgtttaggctcggctgcagagtgggtggagcgggggtgtggttcagggaacggtgtctgattgtcatcagctggactgatgacaatcagaccagctgatgacaatctgtgtttgtgtatctgcgaggttTTGTCTTtgaaaggagctggatggactgaagacgaggtggagtgccgagcagagacactgtctg is part of the Pseudoliparis swirei isolate HS2019 ecotype Mariana Trench chromosome 12, NWPU_hadal_v1, whole genome shotgun sequence genome and harbors:
- the ddx20 gene encoding probable ATP-dependent RNA helicase DDX20; the protein is MAASVRKVAHDIETRRRTDDVLLPEQIDFSALLLSRAVLDGLSSAGFRKPSPIQLKAIPLGRCGLDLIVQAKSGTGKTCVFCAIALDSLVLENPATQVLVLAPTREIAVQIHSVVTAIGCAMDGLECHVFIGGRPVSHDRAHLKKCHVAVGSPGRIKQLIELSMLSTASVRLLVLDEADKLLEEGSFQDQINWIFSSLPVNKQMLALSATYPECLAQHLTRYMREPTFVRLNPDDMGLKGLKQYYKLVQAHPLPHKIFQEKVQHLLELFSKVPFNQALVFSNLHTRAQHLADVLSSKGLPAACISGGLTQDQRLEAMSKLKQYQCRVLISTDLTSRGIDAEKVNLVINLDVPQDWETYMHRIGRAGRFGTQGLAVTYCCHGEEENKMMAIAQKCGVSLSMLPSAIEPGLMDEPCDWDVCTTAAAPGAAGQLSSRTQKKKKQRDADQPMEHSGQRSQENTVPEPTGETPIEDALPRRRLPPPPPAAAPTRKELQDALPKIAPLGSFKSRRSRFVAFEDAERDFRCFITTGPGRSVEVIREFGGGEDQESFTLDDHDGGECLKLKTERWTADAPPPRTNSQPDSGKRRHTPQGSTPTGDAAAPPGPTGDAAAPPGSTPTGDASLSGDFEAPGPEKFHQTSHESRGRAPPPPERREVRPGGQPKTSRSKKMTKKKSSEEEEEEEEEEEEEGAEADWRASYRAWSDHYASMTPEGHQRYCSAAHSWMAAYRMNAVYMQELLKM